One genomic region from Bacillota bacterium encodes:
- a CDS encoding Ger(x)C family spore germination protein codes for MPAPDKTVSLLRPHRRGTGPWSVLCLAAACALLTCGCWGSLDIEERAIVTMVGIDRGEKGVKVSLEVAINEKMAKEGGDGGGGGGEEAFVVVHEDEASTAEAIHRLQDKVSMPMYLGHLKVVVFGEEFARESGIMEPLAALTRHPEIRGQVWIAVARGTAEDLMHHRIKAERLPAAYLERLLNTGKRFGHTADSRLSAVSSKLDLPGYHPLLPILKADEGSVEIENAAVFFNDRLVGELEHDEMHDFALVEGVHTAGTYSIPSPRGRGKLYVLLRGARKKVSVTQDGDRVTISLKIRADGNVVEDSGDAPRATAGTETAGKVVKALERQLNDEISHHVEDLIKKVQTQYGADIFGFSRHAGRLKFEEKKWDAVFPTADVHVEVNVMLRKFGLGEV; via the coding sequence GTGCCCGCACCCGATAAGACCGTGAGCCTCTTGCGTCCGCACCGGCGTGGGACCGGGCCATGGAGTGTTCTGTGCCTGGCCGCCGCCTGCGCCTTGCTTACCTGCGGCTGCTGGGGTTCGCTCGACATCGAGGAGCGCGCCATCGTCACAATGGTAGGGATAGACCGCGGAGAGAAGGGAGTCAAGGTCTCGCTGGAAGTGGCGATAAACGAGAAAATGGCCAAGGAGGGTGGCGATGGCGGCGGCGGCGGCGGTGAGGAAGCGTTCGTCGTGGTGCACGAGGACGAGGCCAGCACGGCCGAGGCGATTCACCGCCTCCAGGACAAGGTCTCGATGCCGATGTACCTGGGGCACCTGAAAGTGGTAGTCTTCGGTGAGGAATTCGCCAGGGAGTCCGGCATCATGGAACCGCTTGCGGCGCTGACGCGGCACCCGGAAATCCGTGGGCAGGTGTGGATCGCCGTAGCCAGGGGGACGGCCGAGGACCTGATGCACCACAGGATCAAAGCCGAGCGACTGCCGGCAGCCTACCTGGAGAGGCTGCTCAACACGGGCAAGAGGTTCGGGCATACCGCTGATTCGAGGCTGAGCGCGGTGTCGTCGAAACTCGACTTACCGGGGTATCACCCGCTATTACCCATACTGAAGGCTGATGAGGGCTCGGTCGAAATCGAGAACGCCGCGGTGTTCTTCAACGACAGGCTCGTCGGCGAACTGGAACACGACGAAATGCACGACTTCGCCCTGGTTGAGGGCGTTCACACGGCGGGGACCTACTCCATCCCTTCGCCGAGGGGCCGGGGAAAACTCTACGTGTTGCTTCGCGGCGCCCGTAAAAAAGTGAGCGTGACGCAGGACGGTGACCGGGTAACGATCAGCCTGAAGATCCGGGCAGATGGCAACGTCGTGGAGGATTCCGGGGACGCCCCGCGGGCAACCGCAGGCACTGAGACCGCGGGGAAGGTCGTCAAAGCCCTGGAACGACAGTTAAACGACGAGATCAGCCACCACGTCGAGGACCTCATCAAGAAGGTTCAGACACAGTACGGCGCGGACATATTCGGATTCTCGCGGCACGCCGGCCGGTTGAAATTTGAGGAGAAGAAGTGGGATGCCGTGTTCCCGACCGCCGATGTCCATGTAGAGGTGAACGTCATGCTCCGCAAGTTCGGTCTGGGGGAGGTGTGA
- a CDS encoding spore germination protein → MKRLRLEELAGEIAAELAPPTGGGRAGEGAGGGASGGGGGRMGDPGGQIGDRPVSPDLDENVTLIKALLNPSDDIVFREISIGHEQHIRAEIVFIDGIVDKSTIHEHVMKSLMLHTERIFPAPPRGKGLGDVIKEFSLTVGEVKTSTKMGDVIDAVLNSDTALFIDGVPICYIVNTKGWEHRSVQEPNIESAVRGAREGFNEVLRTTTALVRRRIKDSRLRVKQMRLGRRTKTDIAVIYLEGVANEQIVAEVFSRLRDIDVDAVLDTGHLEQLIEDNPYSPFPQMQATERTDKVGASILEGKVAIACDTTPFVLLAPATLWAFYQTSDDYFERWIIATFVRALRFLALVTALVLPSLYVSLVAFHPEMIPAKIALPLAGIRSGLPFNAVLELLILELSVETLREASVRLPGPIGPTIGIVGAIVIGEAAIRAGLVGPLAVILVATTTIASFVSPSYSAGIAVRVLRFPLIALAAMLGLVGVMVGIIAISIHVCGLDSFGVPYLSPIVPLTTGDLKDTAVRLPLWAMKMRPLHLRPVDVRRMAQSVSALETGRAAKRIDLGQPASDRDKGAGEGAGGPGGGSGQ, encoded by the coding sequence TTGAAGAGGCTCAGGCTCGAGGAGCTCGCAGGGGAGATCGCTGCGGAACTGGCTCCCCCGACCGGCGGCGGACGCGCAGGCGAGGGTGCCGGGGGCGGCGCGTCCGGTGGAGGCGGCGGACGCATGGGGGACCCGGGGGGGCAGATCGGCGACAGACCGGTCTCGCCGGACCTCGACGAGAACGTCACCCTGATAAAGGCGTTATTGAATCCCAGCGATGACATAGTGTTCCGCGAAATATCAATAGGCCACGAGCAGCACATCCGCGCGGAAATTGTATTCATCGACGGCATAGTGGACAAGTCCACTATCCACGAGCACGTCATGAAGTCCCTGATGCTGCACACGGAGCGTATCTTCCCCGCGCCCCCGAGGGGCAAGGGCCTCGGGGACGTAATCAAGGAGTTCTCCCTCACCGTTGGAGAGGTCAAGACGTCCACGAAAATGGGGGACGTGATCGACGCCGTACTCAATTCGGACACAGCGCTGTTCATTGACGGCGTCCCCATTTGTTACATCGTCAACACCAAGGGGTGGGAACACCGGAGCGTCCAGGAGCCTAACATAGAGTCCGCCGTCAGGGGGGCGCGGGAGGGGTTTAACGAGGTACTCCGGACCACGACGGCGCTCGTCAGGCGGCGCATAAAGGACAGCCGGCTGAGGGTGAAGCAGATGAGGCTGGGCCGGAGGACCAAGACGGACATCGCGGTCATTTACCTGGAGGGGGTCGCCAACGAGCAGATCGTCGCGGAGGTGTTCTCGCGCCTTCGTGACATCGACGTCGACGCCGTGCTGGACACTGGCCACCTCGAGCAGCTGATAGAAGACAATCCCTATTCGCCGTTTCCGCAGATGCAGGCCACCGAGAGGACGGACAAGGTCGGGGCGTCGATCCTGGAAGGCAAGGTGGCGATCGCGTGCGACACCACGCCGTTTGTGCTACTGGCACCCGCGACCCTGTGGGCTTTCTACCAGACATCGGACGACTACTTCGAACGCTGGATCATCGCAACATTCGTGCGGGCGCTGCGGTTTCTCGCGCTGGTGACGGCCCTCGTGCTCCCTTCACTGTACGTATCCCTGGTGGCGTTCCATCCGGAGATGATACCCGCAAAGATTGCCCTGCCGCTGGCCGGTATACGGTCCGGCCTGCCATTCAACGCGGTTCTCGAGCTACTCATCCTGGAGCTCTCCGTCGAGACTCTCCGCGAGGCGAGCGTGCGCCTGCCTGGTCCCATCGGGCCGACGATAGGCATAGTCGGCGCGATCGTCATTGGCGAGGCTGCGATCCGCGCCGGCCTTGTTGGTCCCCTGGCCGTCATACTCGTCGCCACAACCACGATCGCCTCGTTCGTGTCGCCGAGTTACAGTGCTGGAATTGCTGTGAGGGTGTTGAGGTTTCCACTCATCGCGCTTGCGGCGATGCTGGGTCTGGTCGGTGTCATGGTGGGAATAATAGCGATCAGCATTCATGTCTGCGGGCTCGACTCGTTCGGGGTCCCATACCTTTCTCCGATTGTCCCGCTGACGACCGGTGATCTTAAGGACACAGCGGTACGCCTGCCGCTCTGGGCGATGAAGATGCGGCCGCTGCACCTCCGGCCGGTCGACGTCAGGCGGATGGCGCAGAGCGTGAGCGCGCTAGAGACAGGACGAGCCGCCAAACGGATCGATCTCGGACAGCCTGCGAGCGACCGGGACAAGGGCGCGGGGGAAGGGGCGGGCGGTCCCGGGGGAGGGAGCGGGCAATGA
- a CDS encoding CoA protein activase, whose product MRVTFPRMGNSHIPLRALFESAGVEVVLPPPSSRRTVALGARHSPEFACFPLKLNIGNFIEAAESGADTMVMAGGIGPCRFGYYAQVEREILADMGFDLEMVVLEPPCTGWVGLASRIRKITGGCGVTGLLRAARLAWVKCGAVDEIESVSRKARPVERSRGAVTRAMEEALALLDDAGTVTAARKALAAGCEMIWSATGFPVDDPEPIRVGIVGEIFMVLDGFSNMDVERRLGEMGVEVHRFLSMGEWVRSNLLPKSFMPHEAREMVALASPYLNYFVGGHGVESVGGVRVYARLGFDGVVQIMPFTCMPEIVAQSVLKNVSRDHSIPVLTLSLDEHTAEAGLQTRLEAFVDLLKRRRVMKAAGRTEEGVTPL is encoded by the coding sequence TTGAGGGTTACGTTTCCCCGCATGGGTAACTCGCACATACCGCTCAGGGCTTTGTTCGAGTCGGCGGGCGTCGAGGTGGTCCTGCCGCCCCCCAGCAGCAGGCGGACGGTAGCACTCGGCGCGCGGCACTCCCCCGAGTTCGCGTGTTTCCCGCTGAAGCTGAACATCGGGAACTTCATCGAGGCTGCTGAATCCGGCGCCGACACCATGGTCATGGCCGGGGGTATAGGGCCCTGTCGCTTTGGATATTACGCCCAGGTTGAGCGCGAAATCCTTGCGGACATGGGCTTCGACCTCGAGATGGTGGTGCTGGAGCCTCCCTGCACCGGTTGGGTGGGGCTGGCCTCCCGTATCCGGAAGATCACCGGAGGCTGCGGGGTGACGGGGCTCCTTCGGGCCGCGAGGCTCGCCTGGGTGAAATGCGGCGCGGTGGACGAAATCGAATCGGTTTCCCGCAAGGCCAGGCCGGTGGAGAGGTCGCGTGGGGCCGTAACGCGCGCCATGGAGGAGGCGCTCGCGTTGCTCGACGACGCCGGCACAGTGACCGCTGCCAGGAAAGCGCTGGCGGCCGGTTGTGAGATGATCTGGAGCGCCACGGGCTTTCCCGTGGACGATCCGGAGCCGATACGGGTGGGTATCGTCGGCGAGATATTCATGGTTCTCGACGGTTTCTCGAACATGGATGTCGAGCGTCGGCTCGGCGAGATGGGCGTGGAGGTTCACAGGTTCCTCTCCATGGGAGAGTGGGTACGGTCGAACCTCCTGCCGAAGTCGTTCATGCCCCACGAGGCCCGCGAAATGGTAGCTCTGGCGAGCCCGTACCTGAACTACTTCGTTGGGGGACACGGTGTCGAGTCTGTGGGCGGGGTGCGGGTGTACGCTCGCCTCGGGTTCGACGGGGTGGTACAGATAATGCCGTTCACCTGCATGCCCGAGATCGTTGCGCAGAGCGTACTGAAGAACGTCAGTCGCGACCATTCGATCCCCGTGCTGACGCTGAGCCTGGACGAGCACACCGCCGAGGCGGGGTTGCAGACCAG
- a CDS encoding GerAB/ArcD/ProY family transporter, with the protein MNRETISANQIMSIVASSLIGVSILALPSSVARVAGPDGWISFLLAWAGSMAALYLVVALARRFPGESLLQYSIHILGRPAGTAATFLFGVVELVSSALVTRVFSEAVVSAVLPEAPHEVICAAMTALVAYLSLQRVRVFARVHELFLVPILVTFGLFILSVYQNAYLANITPVLARGAGPVLAGVARTSLAFQGFEIMLLFFAYAANPGEIARSSLLGLSLAGVLYVTAIAGVTAVFGPEHLKSLQWPMLEAIRIVGASPGVGFERIESLFMTVWMIAAFTSAGALGYAGIRALSDAIGWQDATLSVPVFSPVLYAISLAPSNLFSVLDASSLSGQVAIVYTVLLTITLLGVAVIRRRRGDSGARTR; encoded by the coding sequence ATGAACCGCGAGACCATCTCGGCTAACCAGATTATGTCCATAGTTGCGTCGTCGCTGATAGGGGTTTCCATCCTTGCGCTGCCGAGCAGCGTGGCAAGGGTCGCTGGCCCCGACGGCTGGATATCGTTCCTACTCGCGTGGGCGGGGAGTATGGCGGCGCTCTACCTTGTGGTTGCCCTGGCGCGCAGGTTTCCCGGTGAGTCCCTCCTTCAGTATTCCATACATATCCTGGGTAGACCGGCCGGGACGGCCGCTACTTTTCTCTTCGGGGTCGTGGAGCTCGTCTCGAGTGCGCTGGTCACTCGAGTGTTCTCGGAGGCCGTCGTCAGCGCCGTCCTCCCAGAAGCGCCTCACGAGGTCATTTGCGCCGCCATGACGGCGCTGGTAGCGTACCTGTCGCTACAGAGGGTTCGCGTGTTTGCACGCGTTCACGAGCTCTTCCTCGTACCCATCCTCGTTACGTTCGGCCTGTTCATTTTGTCAGTCTACCAGAACGCATACCTGGCGAACATCACGCCTGTGCTTGCGCGGGGAGCGGGGCCGGTGCTCGCGGGTGTGGCGAGGACGTCGCTGGCGTTCCAGGGTTTCGAAATCATGCTCCTGTTCTTCGCATACGCCGCAAACCCGGGGGAGATCGCCCGGTCGTCGCTTCTCGGGTTGAGCCTCGCAGGAGTCCTGTACGTGACGGCGATTGCGGGCGTGACTGCGGTGTTCGGCCCGGAACACCTCAAGTCGTTACAGTGGCCCATGCTGGAAGCGATCAGGATAGTCGGTGCGTCGCCCGGGGTCGGATTTGAACGGATCGAGTCACTGTTCATGACGGTCTGGATGATCGCGGCATTCACGTCCGCAGGCGCGCTCGGGTATGCGGGAATCCGCGCTTTGAGCGATGCCATCGGTTGGCAGGATGCGACCCTGTCGGTGCCCGTGTTTTCGCCCGTGTTGTACGCGATATCCCTGGCCCCCTCCAACCTGTTCAGCGTGCTCGATGCCTCATCGCTGTCCGGCCAGGTCGCGATCGTCTATACCGTACTGCTGACAATCACCCTCCTCGGGGTGGCGGTCATAAGGCGGAGGCGGGGGGATTCCGGTGCCCGCACCCGATAA